The Blautia hydrogenotrophica DSM 10507 genome window below encodes:
- a CDS encoding NHLP bacteriocin system secretion protein, protein MSDLFRKSAIEKLSSPEQLDKAIVITPPSFWIALAGGVLIVVVALLWGIFGKLPVKVETNGIYLSDDGTRGVYSEVSGVVTKMNVEDGDYVKKDQVVAYIGGGELAQEQKNLSKRISSVQDVTLKSKGDKATSDNKSLLDIKSEFTPLQATYEQSKETFEKKKKELESQKNKVSEKKAEADKLKEQYYDSIGGAGAQEQLEYTEAQADLSSAKQYYESAYSQYEQARTQKDAADQSYSLTEQNYYMVQTSTQAIETRLNQKKAELQGKQEELNRLVQAGAEQSEIDRMQTEINQMETELEGIQEQADFAQKELADAAESYGQAQMELSSAESVYTAAEAAYERYGMEYENAEAAFEQAKAQYSDILASQEFATRDQTAANNEYSQAMSEYSTEKSMYESMKQEVENLEIQTKQAKKEMDMKSASLQNSFTATKESVLDSLETELKKCTENLKKYEIVSSTEGEVQELVADMGSIVGAGSEIIKIKQKEDSQEVICYIPVSEGKKVKAGMEVMVYPTTVNTQEYGHMRGTVRAVSDYVISSNEMKKKLGDETLVQAFLNTGPVLEVICTLQEDDSTVSGYAWSSKKGADIEVTEGTMLTANIVTEEKAPITMLLPYLKEKLTIKAGSDADGSSTGNLAAESGKEV, encoded by the coding sequence ATGTCTGATTTATTTAGAAAGTCAGCGATTGAGAAACTGTCATCACCGGAACAACTGGATAAGGCGATTGTTATTACCCCGCCTTCCTTCTGGATTGCGTTAGCAGGAGGAGTCTTGATTGTTGTTGTAGCTCTGCTGTGGGGGATTTTTGGAAAATTGCCAGTAAAAGTGGAGACGAATGGGATTTATCTGAGCGATGATGGAACGAGGGGAGTTTATTCGGAAGTTTCGGGTGTCGTGACAAAGATGAATGTAGAAGATGGAGATTATGTAAAGAAAGATCAGGTGGTCGCGTATATTGGCGGAGGAGAACTGGCCCAGGAGCAGAAGAATCTTTCCAAAAGGATTTCTTCCGTTCAAGACGTAACCTTGAAGAGTAAAGGGGATAAAGCTACCTCGGACAACAAATCCCTGCTGGATATAAAAAGTGAATTTACGCCCCTTCAGGCCACCTACGAGCAAAGCAAAGAGACTTTTGAAAAGAAGAAAAAAGAATTAGAGAGTCAGAAAAATAAAGTTTCAGAGAAAAAAGCGGAGGCAGACAAATTAAAAGAACAGTACTATGACTCGATCGGAGGAGCCGGCGCTCAGGAACAGTTGGAATACACCGAGGCGCAGGCAGACTTAAGCAGCGCGAAACAATATTATGAAAGCGCCTATTCCCAGTATGAGCAGGCAAGGACGCAAAAAGACGCTGCCGATCAGAGTTACAGCTTAACGGAGCAGAACTATTATATGGTTCAGACCAGTACACAGGCGATTGAGACAAGGCTGAATCAGAAAAAGGCCGAGCTTCAGGGAAAGCAGGAAGAACTGAACAGATTGGTGCAGGCGGGCGCAGAACAAAGCGAGATCGACCGGATGCAGACAGAAATCAATCAGATGGAGACTGAACTAGAAGGAATTCAGGAACAGGCGGATTTCGCTCAGAAGGAATTGGCTGACGCGGCGGAGTCCTATGGACAGGCTCAGATGGAGTTAAGCTCGGCCGAGAGTGTCTATACTGCGGCGGAAGCGGCATACGAGAGATATGGAATGGAATATGAAAATGCGGAAGCGGCCTTCGAACAGGCAAAAGCACAGTATTCAGACATTTTAGCTTCTCAGGAGTTTGCTACGAGAGACCAGACGGCGGCAAACAACGAGTATTCTCAGGCTATGTCAGAGTATTCTACGGAAAAATCCATGTATGAGTCGATGAAACAGGAGGTAGAAAATCTGGAGATCCAGACAAAACAGGCTAAAAAGGAAATGGATATGAAAAGCGCGAGTCTTCAGAATTCTTTCACAGCCACCAAAGAGTCGGTTTTGGACAGCCTGGAAACAGAACTGAAAAAATGTACAGAGAACCTTAAAAAATACGAAATTGTTTCCTCGACAGAAGGAGAAGTGCAGGAACTAGTCGCGGATATGGGAAGTATTGTCGGTGCCGGTTCTGAGATTATCAAAATCAAGCAGAAGGAGGACAGTCAGGAAGTCATCTGCTATATTCCTGTCTCAGAAGGCAAAAAGGTGAAAGCAGGAATGGAAGTTATGGTTTATCCTACGACTGTGAATACACAGGAATATGGCCATATGAGAGGAACAGTCAGGGCAGTCTCAGATTATGTGATTTCTTCTAATGAGATGAAGAAAAAATTAGGAGATGAGACTTTAGTTCAGGCATTTTTGAATACGGGTCCGGTTCTTGAGGTGATTTGTACTTTGCAGGAAGATGACAGCACAGTCAGCGGATACGCATGGTCCAGCAAGAAAGGTGCTGATATTGAAGTAACAGAGGGAACGATGCTGACGGCCAATATTGTAACAGAGGAAAAAGCTCCGATTACGATGCTTTTGCCTTATTTGAAAGAAAAGCTTACGATTAAGGCAGGTTCAGATGCTGACGGAAGTAGCACAGGAAATTTGGCGGCAGAGTCAGGCAAAGAGGTGTGA
- a CDS encoding alanine/glycine:cation symporter family protein, whose amino-acid sequence MEFFNNAITQVNSIVWSNVLVVICLVAGVYFSIRLKFPQIRLFKDMIHLLVKADPDSKSGITPFQAFATTVGSRVGMGSVAGVATGIYFGGPGAVFWMWVLGLLGAATALMESTLAQAYKTKINGEYIGGPALFIERGLKIKPYAVLFALATILGPGILMPGLHANSVASTFQRSFGTGMITGGVILCVFLAIVVFGGVKRIGKFAEKAAPIMCLVYMLMAIGIVVIYFKNIPGVIGQIFGSAFGVDAVFGGIVGSAIAWGVKRGVYSTEAGQGSGAIVSAAAEVTHPAKQGLVQALSVYIVSFIVCTSTAIILLLSNSYNVINETTGKMIVEYLPGSQYGVGWSQDILEATYGSLLGGKLFAIIIVLFVFTSLIGYEYQAESNVNYLFKGKKTAVWVIRTIFILSTFSGVLVNADIIWTMGDTGAGIMTWLNIIAVALMSKQAFAIFKDYEEQKKQGKDPVFHPEQFGIDDPEGIWAIEEKRN is encoded by the coding sequence ATGGAATTTTTCAACAATGCGATAACACAGGTAAATTCCATTGTCTGGAGTAACGTACTGGTTGTGATTTGTCTGGTGGCGGGGGTATATTTTTCTATCAGACTGAAGTTTCCGCAGATTCGACTGTTCAAGGATATGATACATTTGCTGGTGAAAGCAGACCCTGACAGCAAAAGCGGAATTACACCATTCCAGGCATTTGCCACGACAGTTGGTTCTCGTGTGGGAATGGGAAGTGTGGCCGGAGTTGCCACAGGGATCTACTTTGGAGGGCCAGGTGCGGTATTTTGGATGTGGGTTTTGGGACTATTAGGAGCGGCTACAGCACTCATGGAGTCCACACTTGCACAGGCTTATAAGACTAAAATTAATGGAGAGTATATTGGAGGTCCTGCGCTGTTTATAGAGAGAGGACTGAAGATTAAGCCATATGCGGTTTTGTTTGCATTGGCTACAATATTAGGACCTGGAATTTTAATGCCGGGGCTGCACGCCAATTCTGTGGCGAGCACATTCCAGAGATCTTTTGGCACAGGAATGATTACAGGAGGCGTGATCTTATGTGTGTTTCTGGCTATTGTAGTATTCGGTGGCGTGAAAAGAATCGGTAAGTTTGCTGAGAAGGCAGCTCCGATCATGTGTTTGGTCTACATGTTGATGGCGATCGGAATTGTTGTGATTTATTTCAAAAATATTCCGGGTGTAATCGGCCAGATCTTCGGTTCCGCGTTCGGGGTGGATGCGGTGTTTGGAGGAATCGTAGGTTCCGCGATTGCGTGGGGAGTAAAAAGGGGTGTGTACTCCACAGAGGCAGGCCAAGGTTCTGGTGCGATTGTATCTGCGGCCGCTGAGGTGACGCATCCGGCAAAACAGGGACTGGTACAGGCGTTGTCCGTATATATTGTTTCTTTTATTGTTTGTACTTCCACAGCTATTATTTTGCTCTTGAGCAATTCCTATAATGTCATCAATGAAACGACGGGGAAAATGATTGTTGAGTATCTGCCAGGGAGTCAGTATGGTGTAGGTTGGTCACAGGATATTCTGGAAGCCACCTATGGTTCTCTTTTGGGCGGTAAGCTGTTTGCGATTATCATTGTATTGTTTGTGTTCACGAGCCTGATTGGGTATGAATACCAGGCTGAGAGCAATGTGAATTACCTGTTTAAAGGGAAAAAGACAGCAGTCTGGGTAATTCGTACAATCTTTATTCTGTCCACTTTCTCAGGTGTTTTGGTCAACGCAGATATTATCTGGACGATGGGAGATACAGGAGCAGGTATTATGACCTGGCTGAATATTATCGCAGTTGCGCTGATGTCGAAGCAGGCTTTTGCGATATTTAAAGATTATGAGGAACAGAAAAAACAGGGAAAAGATCCTGTCTTTCATCCAGAGCAATTTGGAATTGACGATCCGGAAGGAATCTGGGCGATCGAAGAAAAACGTAATTAA
- a CDS encoding NHLP family bacteriocin export ABC transporter peptidase/permease/ATPase subunit translates to MGKLYAKTPTIYQMEATECGAASLAMILAYYGKYLPLEQMRIETGVSRDGCNAKNIMRAGKKFGLEVKGYRKSLDSLLEVEPPCIIHWNFNHFVVFEGHRGKYYYINDPGMGRRKLSYEELDAAFTGIVLTFEKTENFQKTKKERTFFSFVKERLKGQYLSILALVSIGLLLVFPGLIIPVFSQIFIDDILLGGNDKWTTVFLCIMGFTMLFQAALMFYRGILLQRLQNKMSMISAHKFLSHMFRLPMGFFDQRYAGDLAERVENNNNVSVFLAGDLAETVLNIFVAVFYLVLLLLYSPVLTLIGIVSIGINVVLMKVSSNAIANSTMKMQQDQGKMIGAVFAGLNITSTLKASGAENEYVSRVLGYYAKTILMEQKLGKLQQILNAVPEVFTEIANVLVLMFGGLLVIKGEMTAGMLVAYTSLLASFIEPVNKLVGFIQRIQTLKADMSRVEDIMRYEQDGKFEEAEEKIPMTAKLTGEVELRDVSFGYNILERPLVENFNFHLKSGSSIAFVGSSGCGKSTVSKIVSGLYLPWSGNVFMDGMSLKQIPKEILSCSVSTVSQDITLFSGTIRDNLTMWSSSVLEEDMIRAAKDACIHDIITKKPGAYEYELTEGGSNLSGGQRQRLEIARALVTNPTILIMDEATSALDPLVEKEIVDNIKRRGCTCVIVAHRLSAIRDCDEIIVMDRGKIVQRGTHEELKTQEGHYQRLIQNI, encoded by the coding sequence ATGGGGAAACTTTATGCAAAAACGCCGACAATTTATCAGATGGAGGCGACAGAATGCGGAGCAGCGTCCCTAGCGATGATTTTAGCTTATTATGGAAAATATTTACCGTTGGAGCAGATGCGTATAGAAACTGGCGTGTCCAGAGACGGATGCAATGCAAAGAACATCATGCGCGCGGGAAAAAAATTTGGCCTGGAGGTGAAAGGCTACCGCAAGTCCCTGGACAGTTTATTGGAAGTAGAACCTCCATGTATTATACATTGGAATTTTAATCACTTCGTCGTTTTTGAAGGCCATAGAGGGAAATACTATTATATCAACGATCCCGGAATGGGAAGGAGAAAGCTAAGCTACGAGGAACTGGACGCGGCATTCACCGGAATTGTTTTGACTTTTGAGAAAACGGAAAATTTTCAAAAAACGAAAAAGGAGCGGACATTTTTTTCTTTTGTCAAAGAGAGGCTGAAAGGGCAGTATTTGTCTATTCTCGCGCTGGTAAGCATTGGGCTGCTGCTGGTATTTCCGGGGTTGATCATTCCGGTATTTTCTCAGATTTTCATAGATGATATTCTGCTGGGCGGAAATGATAAGTGGACAACTGTATTTTTGTGTATTATGGGATTTACCATGCTGTTTCAGGCGGCGCTTATGTTTTACAGGGGAATTTTGCTTCAGCGCCTTCAAAACAAAATGTCTATGATCTCGGCCCATAAATTTCTGTCACATATGTTTCGGCTCCCCATGGGATTTTTTGACCAGAGATATGCCGGAGATCTGGCAGAGCGTGTGGAAAACAACAATAACGTAAGCGTGTTTTTGGCCGGAGATCTGGCGGAGACGGTACTAAATATCTTTGTGGCGGTGTTTTATCTGGTGCTCTTGCTGTTGTACAGCCCCGTTTTGACTTTGATTGGCATTGTCAGTATTGGAATTAATGTGGTACTGATGAAAGTAAGTTCCAATGCCATTGCGAATTCCACGATGAAAATGCAGCAGGATCAGGGGAAGATGATCGGAGCTGTATTTGCGGGTCTGAATATCACCAGCACGCTGAAAGCGTCGGGAGCGGAGAATGAGTATGTCAGCCGTGTTTTGGGGTATTACGCGAAGACAATTTTGATGGAGCAAAAGCTGGGAAAGCTGCAGCAGATTTTAAACGCGGTTCCGGAGGTGTTTACTGAGATCGCGAATGTTCTGGTTCTGATGTTTGGGGGACTGTTGGTTATCAAAGGAGAGATGACGGCAGGTATGTTGGTGGCTTACACGAGCCTTCTTGCTTCTTTTATCGAGCCTGTAAATAAGCTGGTGGGATTTATTCAGAGAATCCAGACTTTGAAAGCGGATATGAGTCGTGTGGAAGACATTATGAGATATGAACAGGATGGGAAATTTGAGGAGGCGGAAGAAAAAATTCCTATGACGGCGAAACTGACGGGTGAGGTGGAGTTGAGAGATGTTTCATTTGGATATAATATTTTGGAACGTCCGCTGGTGGAAAATTTTAATTTTCATTTGAAAAGTGGGAGCTCCATCGCGTTTGTGGGGAGTTCCGGGTGCGGAAAATCTACTGTGTCAAAGATTGTAAGCGGGTTGTATCTTCCCTGGAGCGGAAATGTTTTTATGGACGGGATGTCTCTGAAACAGATTCCAAAAGAAATTTTAAGCTGCAGCGTATCGACAGTCAGTCAGGATATCACTTTATTTTCCGGAACGATCCGGGATAATTTAACCATGTGGAGCAGCAGTGTCCTGGAAGAGGATATGATCCGGGCGGCAAAGGATGCCTGTATTCATGATATTATCACGAAAAAACCAGGGGCGTATGAGTACGAATTGACGGAAGGCGGTTCTAATTTGTCAGGAGGACAAAGGCAGCGCCTGGAAATTGCCAGAGCTTTGGTGACGAATCCGACGATTTTGATTATGGATGAAGCGACAAGCGCCCTGGATCCTCTGGTTGAGAAAGAGATCGTTGACAATATTAAGAGAAGGGGATGTACCTGTGTGATTGTAGCTCACAGATTGTCAGCGATTCGCGATTGCGATGAAATTATTGTCATGGACAGAGGCAAGATTGTGCAGAGAGGGACACATGAGGAACTGAAAACTCAGGAAGGCCATTACCAAAGATTAATTCAGAATATTTAG
- a CDS encoding NHLP bacteriocin export ABC transporter permease/ATPase subunit, with protein sequence MESVYLKGGKMFLTDQTEMAFRVDEGHVLIYIVPYAEGKPGRRFLLYEAEEGDKIPAFAWEHEQLGIWRFGLVALEEARIHPYKPENMDEEKMEFAKLIQLRLFSADEFEEEIAEQYNINIIKEEGYIYAASLEQESTYEKGLQIILDMFRKKRHRQNTPKSGNRMYDAAAFVCDFMGVYIAPFEKVKESCRKKFSLWDIGRLSHFTSREIVLEENWYKKDSGPMIAYTAKGRLPVACVPAGPGAYTAHDVTTGKNYRVDQKFADSLEPKADMIYRPYPNKKIGWKELLTFGLKSAYVRDFVNIGIMALIGTLIGLLLPMINEQLYDKFIPMADSSGLVQICMVILACTVGNLTFTIVKNLATFRSMNAMEYAVQSATYDRLFNLPESFFREYESADLASRAMGITTIFQVMADVMVKTLLSGVFSLLYLWRMFQYSKNLAKVSIVMILAAMLLIGFIGYRQTRYEGKKMEIDGKLSSIMYQFLSGIAKIRIAGVENRALYEYLKPYAESRKIYMKKEKMGIVVDSLIAALQVFFSIVLYYIMIRKNVGLSVGSFMAFMTAFGSFSGAMLQVVSSFLDVNAVVPAYQRCRPILSALPEYEENTVLPGILTGDVEVSNVTFAYDKESGPVLKDVSFHIKPGEYIGVVGASGCGKSTLMKILLGFERPQKGKVFYDGKDIDSMDKRELRKKFGVVLQDGNLISGSIYENITITAPHTTMKRVQQVIQEVGLEKDIKDMPMGLHTVLSENSGTISGGQQQRILIARAIVGKPKILFFDEATSALDNVTQSMVCESLAGLKATRMVIAHRLSTVMDCDRIFVMDQGVIVEQGNYEELMQKKGVFYQLASRQMA encoded by the coding sequence ATGGAATCAGTTTATCTAAAAGGCGGAAAAATGTTCCTGACTGATCAGACGGAAATGGCCTTTCGTGTTGACGAGGGACATGTTCTGATTTACATAGTGCCATATGCAGAGGGAAAACCAGGAAGAAGATTTCTGCTGTATGAGGCGGAAGAAGGAGATAAAATACCGGCTTTTGCCTGGGAACATGAGCAACTTGGAATCTGGCGGTTCGGCCTGGTGGCTTTGGAAGAGGCCAGAATTCATCCTTATAAGCCGGAGAATATGGACGAGGAGAAAATGGAATTTGCGAAGCTGATACAGCTTCGCCTTTTCTCAGCGGATGAATTTGAGGAAGAAATAGCAGAACAGTACAATATCAATATTATCAAAGAAGAAGGATATATCTACGCAGCTTCACTGGAACAGGAAAGTACATACGAGAAGGGCCTGCAGATTATTTTGGATATGTTCCGGAAAAAAAGACATAGACAGAATACACCGAAAAGCGGAAACCGGATGTATGACGCCGCGGCCTTTGTCTGTGATTTCATGGGAGTATATATTGCTCCTTTTGAGAAGGTCAAAGAAAGCTGCCGAAAGAAATTCAGCCTTTGGGATATCGGGAGATTATCCCATTTTACCAGCAGAGAAATTGTCTTAGAGGAAAATTGGTATAAGAAGGATTCAGGGCCGATGATTGCGTATACGGCCAAGGGAAGGCTGCCTGTGGCCTGTGTTCCGGCAGGACCGGGCGCCTATACCGCTCATGACGTAACTACGGGAAAAAATTACCGTGTAGATCAGAAATTTGCGGACAGCTTAGAGCCCAAAGCAGATATGATTTACCGGCCGTATCCCAACAAAAAAATCGGATGGAAGGAATTGCTGACTTTCGGGCTGAAAAGTGCCTATGTGAGAGATTTTGTGAATATCGGCATTATGGCGCTTATCGGAACGCTGATAGGGCTGCTGTTACCTATGATAAATGAACAGTTATATGACAAGTTCATACCGATGGCAGACAGCAGCGGGCTGGTGCAGATCTGCATGGTGATTTTGGCGTGTACGGTAGGAAATCTCACATTTACAATTGTGAAAAATTTAGCAACCTTTCGAAGCATGAATGCAATGGAATATGCGGTACAAAGCGCTACCTACGATCGTCTGTTCAATCTTCCGGAAAGCTTTTTCCGGGAATACGAATCCGCAGATTTGGCTTCGAGAGCCATGGGAATCACGACGATCTTTCAAGTTATGGCAGATGTCATGGTGAAAACTCTTCTAAGCGGTGTTTTTTCTTTGCTATATTTATGGAGAATGTTTCAGTATTCTAAAAATCTGGCGAAAGTGTCGATTGTCATGATTTTGGCAGCTATGCTCCTGATTGGTTTTATCGGATACCGGCAGACCCGGTACGAAGGTAAGAAAATGGAAATAGACGGAAAGTTGTCTTCTATTATGTATCAGTTTTTATCGGGAATCGCCAAAATCAGAATTGCAGGGGTGGAAAACCGGGCTCTATATGAATACCTGAAGCCTTATGCGGAATCCAGAAAAATTTACATGAAAAAAGAGAAAATGGGCATTGTAGTGGATAGTCTGATAGCGGCGCTGCAGGTATTTTTTTCTATTGTACTGTATTATATTATGATTCGCAAAAATGTGGGGCTGAGTGTCGGAAGTTTTATGGCGTTTATGACAGCGTTTGGTTCTTTCTCCGGGGCTATGCTGCAGGTAGTTTCCTCTTTTTTGGATGTAAATGCAGTGGTACCTGCGTATCAGCGGTGCAGACCTATTCTGTCTGCTCTACCGGAGTATGAGGAGAACACAGTACTGCCAGGGATTCTTACTGGAGATGTGGAGGTCTCCAACGTAACATTTGCGTATGATAAAGAGTCAGGCCCTGTGCTGAAAGACGTTTCTTTTCATATTAAACCAGGAGAGTATATTGGCGTCGTGGGAGCGTCCGGCTGCGGAAAGTCTACTCTGATGAAGATTCTTCTGGGGTTTGAGCGTCCGCAAAAAGGAAAAGTTTTTTATGACGGAAAAGATATTGACAGTATGGATAAGAGGGAATTGAGAAAAAAATTCGGCGTGGTGCTTCAGGACGGTAATTTGATCTCGGGAAGCATCTATGAGAATATTACAATTACAGCTCCCCATACGACAATGAAGAGAGTACAGCAGGTTATTCAGGAAGTAGGACTGGAAAAAGATATTAAAGATATGCCGATGGGACTTCATACGGTGCTATCTGAGAACAGCGGGACAATCTCGGGCGGACAGCAACAGAGAATTCTGATTGCAAGGGCGATTGTAGGAAAACCGAAGATTTTATTTTTTGACGAAGCGACATCAGCGCTGGACAATGTGACACAATCCATGGTCTGTGAGAGCCTTGCGGGCTTGAAAGCGACGCGCATGGTCATTGCGCATCGTCTCAGTACAGTTATGGATTGTGACAGGATTTTTGTTATGGATCAAGGAGTGATTGTAGAACAGGGAAATTATGAGGAACTCATGCAGAAGAAAGGGGTGTTTTATCAATTAGCAAGCCGTCAGATGGCCTGA
- the feoB gene encoding ferrous iron transport protein B, producing the protein MRLSELQIGKTATILSVGGSGALRQHFLDMGLIQGTEVTVMKYAPMGDPIELRIHGYELTIRLEDAKNIEISEAHPPVSSGMDVRSSETPHPGYGEGGKYHNRKNENPLPEDEVLTFALVGNQNCGKTTLFNRLTGAKQHVGNFPGVTVDRKDGVIRGHKNTLITDLPGIYSMSPYSNEEIVTREFILREKPRGIINIVDATNIERNMYLTMQLMELGFPMVIALNMMDELRENGGSVLVNDMEAALGVPVIPISAAKGEGIEELIQHAIHIAKYQEAPMSIDFCEKEEGIHRGIHAVMHLIEDHAKRNGIPIRFAASKILEGDKKILEQLQLTENEQETLEHIAKQTEEETGLDRAAAIAQMRFRYIESVCQATVVKPKESKERVRSRRIDRFLTGKYTGIPAFIGIMGLVFWLTFNVIGSTLQGILELGVTWLTEAVDAAMETAHVNHALHSLVIDGIFNGVGSVLSFLPIIVTLFFFLSLLEDSGYMARVAFIMDKLLRKLGLSGRSIVPMLIGFGCTVPGVMASRTLPSERDRKMTILLTPFMSCTAKLPIYAFFTAAFFPNYAAIVMIGLYLFGIASGILMALIFKKTKFKGKAVPFVMELPNYRMPGAKNVGHLLWDKAKDFLQRAFTVIFIATIVIWFLQNFDMSLNMVSDSQNSILAVAAGILAPIFIPVGFGDWRIVTSLISGFLAKESVVSSLTVLYGSTGLLQNSLAVPGAVSLLVFCLLYTPCVAAIASVRRELGGKWAAAMVFGQCAVAWIASFLIYHIGILF; encoded by the coding sequence ATGAGACTAAGTGAGCTTCAGATAGGGAAGACAGCCACGATTCTTTCCGTGGGGGGAAGCGGGGCTTTGCGGCAGCATTTTTTAGATATGGGCTTGATTCAGGGGACAGAGGTCACAGTGATGAAATATGCTCCCATGGGAGACCCCATTGAATTGAGAATCCATGGGTATGAGTTGACTATCCGGCTGGAGGACGCGAAAAATATAGAAATCAGCGAAGCACATCCGCCGGTTTCCTCTGGAATGGATGTCCGCAGCTCAGAGACACCGCATCCAGGATATGGAGAAGGGGGAAAATATCATAACCGGAAGAACGAGAATCCTTTGCCAGAGGATGAAGTACTCACTTTTGCATTGGTGGGAAATCAAAACTGTGGAAAGACGACGCTATTTAACCGGCTGACAGGGGCAAAACAGCATGTGGGAAACTTTCCCGGCGTGACGGTGGACCGGAAAGACGGTGTAATCAGAGGACATAAAAACACTCTGATTACAGATTTGCCGGGTATCTATTCCATGTCTCCATACAGTAATGAAGAGATTGTGACCCGGGAATTCATTCTGAGGGAGAAGCCAAGAGGGATTATAAATATCGTAGACGCGACCAACATCGAGCGAAATATGTATCTGACTATGCAGCTTATGGAGCTGGGATTTCCCATGGTGATCGCGTTGAATATGATGGATGAACTCAGAGAGAATGGGGGGTCTGTTTTAGTAAACGATATGGAAGCTGCCCTTGGTGTCCCTGTGATTCCAATATCTGCGGCGAAGGGAGAGGGCATCGAGGAGTTGATTCAGCATGCGATACATATAGCGAAATATCAAGAAGCGCCGATGTCCATTGATTTTTGTGAAAAAGAAGAAGGGATTCATAGAGGAATACATGCGGTGATGCATCTGATTGAAGATCATGCCAAGAGAAATGGGATTCCCATTCGTTTTGCTGCCAGCAAGATCTTAGAGGGAGATAAAAAGATTTTAGAGCAGCTTCAGCTTACGGAAAACGAACAGGAAACTTTGGAGCATATCGCAAAGCAGACGGAGGAAGAGACAGGGCTGGACCGAGCAGCGGCTATCGCGCAAATGCGTTTCCGGTATATCGAGAGTGTCTGCCAGGCGACGGTAGTAAAGCCCAAGGAAAGCAAGGAACGGGTTCGGAGCAGAAGAATTGACCGGTTTTTAACAGGAAAATATACGGGGATTCCCGCGTTTATCGGAATTATGGGGCTTGTGTTCTGGCTGACCTTTAATGTAATCGGAAGTACTTTACAGGGTATATTGGAGCTGGGAGTTACTTGGCTGACGGAGGCTGTGGACGCTGCGATGGAAACAGCCCATGTGAATCATGCTCTTCACTCCCTGGTGATAGATGGAATTTTTAACGGAGTAGGAAGTGTCCTGAGCTTTTTACCGATTATTGTGACTTTGTTTTTCTTTCTCTCGCTTCTGGAGGACAGCGGTTACATGGCCCGGGTCGCTTTCATCATGGACAAGCTGCTGAGAAAATTGGGGCTTTCCGGCAGGAGCATTGTTCCGATGCTGATTGGATTTGGTTGTACGGTGCCCGGAGTGATGGCAAGCAGAACTCTTCCTTCAGAGAGGGACAGAAAGATGACCATTTTGCTGACCCCGTTTATGAGCTGCACTGCAAAGCTGCCGATTTATGCGTTTTTTACTGCGGCATTCTTTCCGAATTACGCGGCGATTGTGATGATTGGACTCTATTTGTTTGGAATAGCTTCTGGAATATTAATGGCTCTGATTTTCAAGAAAACGAAGTTCAAAGGAAAGGCGGTTCCTTTTGTCATGGAGCTTCCCAACTACAGAATGCCTGGGGCAAAAAATGTGGGGCATTTGCTTTGGGATAAAGCGAAAGATTTCTTACAGAGGGCGTTCACCGTCATTTTTATAGCGACGATTGTCATCTGGTTCCTACAGAATTTCGATATGAGTCTGAATATGGTTTCAGATTCTCAGAACAGTATTCTGGCTGTTGCAGCGGGTATTCTTGCACCGATTTTTATTCCCGTCGGCTTTGGAGATTGGAGGATTGTAACTTCTCTGATCTCTGGATTTTTGGCGAAGGAGAGTGTTGTATCATCCTTGACTGTGCTGTATGGAAGTACCGGATTGCTTCAGAATAGCTTGGCTGTGCCGGGCGCTGTTTCACTGTTGGTCTTCTGTCTGTTGTATACTCCGTGTGTGGCGGCAATTGCATCTGTGCGAAGAGAACTTGGAGGCAAGTGGGCGGCCGCTATGGTGTTTGGACAGTGTGCGGTAGCGTGGATTGCATCGTTTTTGATTTATCATATTGGGATTTTATTTTGA